The following coding sequences lie in one Apium graveolens cultivar Ventura chromosome 3, ASM990537v1, whole genome shotgun sequence genomic window:
- the LOC141715066 gene encoding uncharacterized protein LOC141715066, with the protein MNEKEPLADVRRAGRVDSVATLANIRQREGETLQDYFIRFNAEVPRVRDASEEAVKNFLIAGLREGTKLWKHMQAQTPSTLADFHAQAEPFKWIEKSMQDLKKSGGSNGNNNKGRGSKRKTSWSLKRNGRDRSESPRRDRNARERSPQRGRTGDRREPTYTPLVTSIEHIYAVNSNKGMFKKPPKMNRFGTKDTKKYYTFHEQTGHETANCWQLKEQIEDLIRNDKLTEWVVREVKKHKTGGVGYHEVPPPVEKNDEPSARGTRENSIRMIMGGPHVGGNSNKAMEDEEIIFTREDAKWVHHPHSDALVVKAKIGTTNIHRVFVDTGSSADVLTYDVCKKMGFLDKDLSPTAGHLYGFTGNSIGIKGLIKLPITLGDEPCTTTHVAEFTVVDQLCAYNAIIGRPILKIMKIVNSIHALSMKFLTPMGWDVSEELSMIQETATIKH; encoded by the exons ATGAATGAAAAGGAACCGCTCGCTGACGTTCGTCGAGCAGGCCGCGTGGACTCTGTAGCCACCCTGGCCAATATAAGGCAGAGGGAGGGTGAAACGCTTCAAGATTACTTCATAAGATTCAATGCAGAAGTCCCCCGAGTGAGAGATGCAAGTGAGGAAGCCGTCAAAAATTTCTTAATTGCTGGGCTCAGGGAAGGAACGAAATTATGGAAACATATGCAGGCTCAAACCCCTTCTACTCTTGCTGATTTTCATGCCCAAGCAGAACCTTTCAAGTGGATAGAAAAATCTATGCAGGATTTGAAAAAGAGTGGAGGTAGCAACGGAAACAACAATAAGGGAAGGGGAAGTAAGCGAAAGACGTCTTGGAGTCTAAAGAGAAATGGTAGAGATCGCAGTGAGAGCCCTAGGAGGGACCGAAATGCAAGGGAAAGGTCCCCACAACGAGGAAGGACGGGGGACAGGAGGGAGCCCACTTATACTCCCTTGGTCACTTCCATTGAACATATATATGCTGTAAATTCGAATAAGGGCATGTTCAAGAAGCCTCCTAAAATGAATAGATTTGGAACCAAAGACACCAAAAAATATTATACTTTTCATGAGCAGACTGGGCATGAGACCGCAAATTGTTGGCAACTGAAGGAGCAGATAGAGGACCTGATTCGTAATGACAAGCTCACTGAATGGGTTGTGCGAGAAGTAAAAAAGCACAAGACAGGAGGAGTTGGCTACCATGAAGTGCCCCCGCCAGTTGAAAAAAATGATGAGCCCTCAGCAAGAGGCACACGAGAGAACAGCATACGTATGATCATGGGAGGGCCTCATGTAGGGGGAAACAGTAATAAAGCAAT GGAAGACGAAGAAATCATATTTACTAGGGAGGACGCGAAATGGGTTCATCACCCGCATTCTGATGCCTTGGTGGTAAAGGCTAAGATTGGTACCACTAACATTCACCGGGTCTTCGTAGATACTGGAAGTTCAGCCGATGTTCTCACTTATGATGTTTGTAAGAAGATGGGTTTTCTCGATAAAGATTTGTCACCAACAGCGGGACATCTCTATGGCTTCACAGGAAACTCGATTGGCATAAAGGGGCTCATAAAGCTGCCTATCACCCTTGGTGATGAGCCCTGCACGACAACTCATGTGGCTGAATTTACAGTTGTTGATCAACTATGTGCCTATAATGCTATCATTGGGAGGCCAATCTTGAAAATAATGAAGATAGTAAATTCCATCCATGCTCTCTCCATGAAATTTCTAACCCCCATGGGGTGGGATGTGTCCGAGGAACTCAGTATGATTCAAGAGACTGCTACAATAAAGCATTGA
- the LOC141715067 gene encoding uncharacterized protein LOC141715067, translating to MLAYGTPADSIDDYVRIGESTTIGSLRIFVKAVVVIFCENYLRRPTNEDEAKLLEENKRTDFPVMLGNIDCMHWKWKNCPSAWLERSNLSEKLAKGLLGLEVGCTINGHEFNMGYYLTTAAQETARIDVERTFGVLQDRFAMIHRPSHFWDIDTMKDIMAACIILHNIIFVEERELNFLNEKL from the exons ATGCTTGCATATGGAACTCCAGCTGATTCTATTGATGATTATGTAAGAATTGGAGAAAGCACAACAATTGGGAGTTTGAGAATATTTGTTAAAGCAGTTGTCGTAATATTTTGTGAAAATTATTTGAGACGACCAACAAATGAAGATGAGGCTAAATTGTTGGAGGAGAACAAACGTACCGACTTTCCTGTAATGTTAGGCAATATCGATTGTATGCATTGGAAATGGAAAAATTGTCCATCTGCGTGGCTAG AACGATCCAATTTATCTGAAAAATTAGCAAAAGGTCTTCTTGGACTAGAAGTGGGATGTACTATTAATGGACACGAATTTAATATGGGATATTATCTTACTACTG CTGCACAAGAAACTGCTAGAATAGATGTTGAGAGGACATTTGGAGTGTTGCAAGATCGGTTTGCAATGATACACAGACCATCACATTTTTGGGACATTGACACAATGAAAGATATTATGGCAGCTTGTATAATTTTGCACAATATCATTTTTGTAGAAGAAAGGGAGTTGAACTTTTTAAATGAAAAATTATGA
- the LOC141713411 gene encoding uncharacterized protein LOC141713411, which yields MESSLSTPHHRRRLSGVNGFSSKNAYDDVFSSSSTLGARKVKSRVLEDYKEIFASSRASSIPVLNISPPAGVDVSSASDYRNSELDYSNIFGGIRDDDAALCYEQVLSNAAGTTKNSRKVRTPSATESPLHSSDCLKTSSENKMLPADVPSESFDDKKQFSMSYHKSNTGSKDGTNGTTRVAQFHPVRGFTCFIDEATPQKIEADKPKSSVASDVRSKADVDEAILQDINAKKGMSHLTKKETYGLELKSRNNFSWDGSYSYDKIFNKLENNLKSHPTERRPPSSIPSKIDSYGNPKRLWASNIEAFKNDASEHVTGESSPCLLGDEFDVNSTAAASAAVLKDAIQKAQESIRIAKELMERKKEGLRSRSSHSLRNNKKVKDKGEHIIAYGSNRLDDTNAKDVSGSVDYVSHLFSGVRKKSAVSSGFSPDFKQNTGIVIDDERSKYRGMAEECELPSTERKREIPEKENVMEQEQVHKENTDEKAQELVYIKGKLKTVKGENQIKKSENKLETVYIACEHEKGESCRIVQEDGVIEEIHSDTPTIKDGEKRLKDSREKNKGAFVSEADIDLRVNNIQELEDIANKEDHIAKTTKTIEGDGSGYRVEKDCDEVDSERYEDAFQRAGHELKRACVSECVEKQAKDISTRPDASRIPEKVHEEEIAGMNLLDIRDGKENEQSSENFELKRNEKDLTRRFEKAEFIYIETEKIELLQEAHHVSDVWCHDVHDKDETQKVLRYKMNPVHSETGQEVDDHGSATKDCYYFEVNEAEAAKSPYELRKTEHLRTGNLAQGLAEENETVNSMKFVCEVSRSENSPPKFGSTCMNFGVEEFAERSKDTGSESNLDCGIDILASECAGREDILEDRMSFNEEAGKSRPGYVKDDRQHDAQFEISREPSVSREEKTVEVDIEIKTREDTTKNEEGVHKTFMMDEKKMEMDEEIRARKGKEVYDESSIKAFVMEKEPKKIVSVVKEKEALLKNIEEKKKDRELEKEKIAVERAVREARERAFAEARERAERAAVERATAEVRQRVMAEAREKFDKDTAATKLSTEKASVEAKLRSERAAVERATTEARERALEKAISQKSRAQTGRSTSQNHAGPSRDNLTKKSSTSDLEANRVNNADLLQRNKANVEKHERIMERTARALAEKNMRDLLAQKELAEKNRLAEALDADIKRWSSGKEGNLRALLSTLQYILGPSSGWQPISLTEIITTNAVKKAYRKATLYVHPDKLQQRGASIQQKYICEKVFDLLKAAWNKFNKEER from the exons ATGGAGTCTTCTCTGTCAACTCCTCACCACCGCAGAAGACTCTCCGGCGTCAACGGCTTCTCCTCCAAAAACGCATACGACGACGTTTTCTCCTCTTCGTCCACTCTCGGAGCTCGCAAAGTCAAGTCTCGAGTTCTCGAAGACTACAAAGAGATTTTCGCCAGCTCTCGCGCTTCTTCCATTCCGGTCCTCAATATCTCGCCGCCGGCCGGCGTTGATGTTAGCTCCGCTTCCGATTATCGAAACTCGGAGCTCGATTACTCCAACATTTTCGGTGGAATTAGAGATGATGACGCCGCTCTTTGTTATGAACAAGTGCTTTCTAATGCTGCTGGAACGACGAAGAATTCTCGTAAAGTCAg GACTCCATCTGCAACAGAATCTCCGTTGCACAGCTCAGATTGTTTAAAAACTTCGAGTGAGAATAAAATGCTTCCAGCTGATGTGCCGTCAgaatcttttgatgataaaaaacaATTTAGCATGTCGTATCATAAGAGCAATACAGGAAGCAAAGATGGGACAAATGGGACTACACGTGTAGCTCAGTTTCATCCAGTACGTGGATTTACTTGTTTTATTGATGAAGCTACTCCGCAGAAGATTGAAGCTGATAAGCCTAAATCCTCGGTAGCAAGTGATGTTCGTTCTAAAGCGGATGTCGATGAGGCTATTCTGCAAGATATAAATGCCAAGAAGGGCATGTCACATCTCACTAAGAAAGAAACCTATGGATTGGAACTCAAATCTAGGAATAATTTTAGTTGGGATGGATCTTATAGCTATGATAAGATATTTAACAAACTTGAAAATAACCTTAAATCACATCCTACTGAAAGGCGACCACCTTCAAGCATACCTTCTAAAATAGATAGTTATGGAAATCCAAAGAGATTATGGGCTTCCAATATAGAGGCGTTTAAAAATGACGCCTCTGAACATGTCACAGGTGAGAGTTCGCCATGTCTCCTTGGTGATGAGTTTGATGTAAACTCAACTGCTGCCGCCTCTGCAGCTGTTCTTAAAGATGCAATACAAAAGGCTCAAGAAAGCATACGAATAGCAAAAGAGTTGATGGAACGAAAGAAGGAAGGACTGCGAAGTCGTTCCAGTCACAGTCTCAGGAATAATAAGAAAGTCAAGGATAAAGGGGAGCATATTATTGCATATGGAAGTAACAGATTGGATGATACGAATGCCAAAGATGTAAGTGGAAGTGTAGATTATGTTTCTCATCTTTTCTCTGGCGTAAGAAAGAAGAGTGCAGTAAGCAGTGGTTTTTCCCCAGACTTTAAACAAAATACGGGAATTGTCATTGATGATGAACGTTCCAAATATCGGGGTATGGCTGAAGAATGTGAATTACCAAGTACTGAGAGGAAGAGAGAAATTCCTGAGAAAGAAAACGTCATGGAGCAGGAGCAAGTTCACAAAGAGAACACAGATGAGAAAGCCCAGGAACTAGTTTACATAAAGGGGAAATTAAAAACTGTTAAAGGTGAAAATCAGATTAAAAAAAGTGAGAATAAATTAGAAACAGTTTACATTGCTTGTGAACATGAAAAAGGTGAAAGTTGCAGAATTGTTCAAGAGGACGGGGTTATTGAAGAGATACATTCAGATACACCCACAATTAAAGATGGCGAGAAGAGATTAAAAGATTCTCGAGAGAAAAATAAAGGTGCATTCGTATCTGAGGCCGACATTGACTTGAGAGTAAATAACATCCAGGAGCTGGAAGATATTGCGAATAAAGAAGATCACATTGCTAAGACAACAAAAACTATAGAGGGAGATGGATCTGGCTACAGAGTCGAAAAGGATTGTGATGAAGTAGACAGTGAAAGATATGAAGATGCTTTTCAGCGGGCAGGACATGAACTTAAAAGGGCATGTGTCAGCGAATGCGTGGAGAAGCAAGCAAAAGACATCTCTACGAGACCAGATGCCTCGAGGATACCAGAAAAAGTTCATGAAGAGGAGATTGCTGGGATGAATTTACTAGATATTCGTGATGGAAAAGAAAATGAACAGAGTTCTGAGAATTTTGAGTTAAAAAGAAATGAGAAGGATCTTACTCGAAGATTTGAAAAGGCTGAGTTTATATACATAGAGACCGAAAAAATTGAATTACTTCAGGAGGCTCATCATGTATCTGATGTCTGGTGTCATGATGTACATGACAAAGATGAGACTCAAAAAGTTTTACGGTATAAAATGAATCCTGTCCATTCAGAAACAGGCCAGGAGGTGGATGATCATGGTTCAGCAACTAAAGATTGCTATTACTTTGAAGTAAATGAGGCAGAGGCAGCTAAGTCGCCATATGAGCTGAGGAAAACAGAGCATTTAAGAACTGGTAACTTGGCTCAAGGTCTTGCTGAAGAGAATGAGACTGTAAACAGCATGAAATTTGTCTGCGAGGTTTCACGTTCTGAAAATAGTCCAccaaagtttggttcaacttgCATGAATTTTGGCGTGGAAGAATTTGCAGAGCGAAGTAAAGACACTGGTTCGGAGTCAAACCTGGACTGTGGTATTGACATACTGGCCAGTGAATGTGCAGGAAGGGAGGATATTCTTGAAGATAGAATGTCCTTTAATGAAGAAGCAGGGAAAAGTAGACCGGGGTATGTTAAAGATGACCGACAACATGATGCACAATTTGAAATATCTCGAGAACCAAGTGTGTCCAGAGAAGAAAAGACTGTAGAAGTTGATATAGAGATCAAAACAAGGGAAGATACAACAAAGAATGAAGAGGGTGTGCATAAAACCTTTATGATGGACGAAAAAAAAATGGAAATGGATGAAGAGATCCGAGCAAGAAAAGGGAAAGAAGTTTATGATGAAAGCTCTATTAAAGCTTTTGTTATGGAAAAGGAACCAAAAAAGATTGTGTCAGTGGTAAAAGAGAAAGAGGCTCTGCTTAAAAATattgaagaaaagaaaaaggatcGAGAACTTGAAAAAGAGAAAATAGCTGTTGAAAGGGCAGTTAGGGAAGCTCGTGAAAGGGCATTTGCTGAAGCAAGAGAAAGGGCAGAAAGAGCTGCTGTGGAAAGAGCAACTGCAGAAGTTCGGCAGAGAGTGATGGCAGAGGCACGGGAAAAGTTTGACAAAGACACTGCAGCAACTAAATTATCAACTGAAAAAGCTTCAGTTGAAGCCAAACTTAGGTCTGAACGAGCTGCAGTAGAGAGAGCGACAACAGAGGCTCGAGAACGTGCTCTAGAAAAAGCAATATCCCAGAAATCAAGAGCACAGACGGGGAGATCTACATCTCAAAATCACGCTGGTCCATCAAGAGATAATTTAACAAAGAAAAGTTCTACCTCT GATTTGGAGGCAAATCGTGTAAATAATGCAGACTTGCTTCAGAGGAATAAAGCAAATGTAGAAAAGCATGAAAGGATTATGGAGCGCACG GCAAGAGCCCTTGCTGAGAAGAATATGCGTGATCTTCTAGCTCAGAAAGAGCTAGCTGAGAAAAAT AGACTAGCGGAAGCTCTTGATGCTGATATTAAAAGATGGTCAAGTGGAAAGGAGGGCAACTTGCGAGCATTGCTTTCAACTTTGCAATAT ATCCTTGGCCCTAGTAGTGGTTGGCAACCTATTTCCTTAACAGAGATCATAACAACAAATGCTGTAAAGAAAGCTTACAGGAAAGCAACTCTCTATGTTCACCCAGACAAGTTGCAGCAACGAGGGGCGAGCATTCAACAGAAGTATATATGCGAAAAGGTTTTTGATCTTCTAAAG GCTGCTTGGAACAAATTCAATAAAGAAGAGAGGTGA